One part of the Oncorhynchus clarkii lewisi isolate Uvic-CL-2024 chromosome 7, UVic_Ocla_1.0, whole genome shotgun sequence genome encodes these proteins:
- the LOC139413041 gene encoding transmembrane protein 237B-like isoform X1, which produces MDTGGFQAQNTRRRDLPPLPQRGQRALPPMSSQDTGDEMPVPKSKRKKSKSQVDGVESPEADPGVEMAQMGGLSSRRSSEVIQALTPESQEAAPQRRKKKKKAATVDLEDDQADLVNGDGLVQNTAEAGEEVTKKPKRKKKSKVSETQYVNELDVEDDDIITDAQPPIPQHSLFSAPLGQSQPVGKVFVERSKRFQAADRSDRPKPSDQVDNFVDIQQMWTTKDVSVRVHGGFRGIGLFCHGFLAGYAVWNIIVIYALAGKHLTTLPNLLQQYHSLAYPAQSLFYLLLAISTVSAFDRVNLAKGAMAMREFVTLDPVALASFLYFSALVLSLSQQMTSDRINLYPSANETLWPPGSEQQILNPWIIVNLVVAVLVGMAWIFISARPEMDYTEGFLMAMEIESLRPEEKSEMST; this is translated from the exons ATGGACACAGGAGGATTCCAG GCACAAAACACGCGACGGAGGGACCTCCCGCCTCTCCCACAG CGTGGACAGCGTGCCCTGCCCCCCATGTCAAG TCAAGATACAGGTG ATGAGATGCCGGTCCCTAAAAGCAAGAGGAAAAAGTCAAAGAGTCAGGTGGATGGTGTTGAAAGCCCAGAGG CAGACCCAGGGGTGGAGATGGCCCAGATGGGGGGCCTGAGCAGTCGTAGGTCATCTGAGGTCATCCAGGCCTTGACCCCCGAGTCGCAGGAAGCTGCACCAcagagaaggaagaagaagaaaaaggcaGCGACCGTAG ACCTGGAGGATGACCAGGCTGACCTGGTGAACGGGGATGGACTGGTGCAGAACACAGCCGAGGCAGGGGAAGAAGTGACCAAAAAACCCAAGAGGAAGAA GAAGTCGAAAGTGTCCGAGACACAGTACGTCAACGAGCTTGATGTCGAGGACGATGACATCATCACAGACGCTCAGCCACCCATCCCCCAGCATTCCCTGTTCTCTGCTCCCCTGGGACAGAGCCAGCCTGTGGGGAAGGTGTTTGTAGAGAGGAGCA AGAGGTTTCAAGCGGCCGATCGGTCAGACAGACCGAAGCCCAGCGATCAGGTGGACAACTTCGTGGACATCCAGCAGATGTGGACCACCAAGGATGTGTCTGTTAGGGTACATGGTggcttcag GGGGATTGGGCTGTTCTGCCACGGCTTCCTAGCAGGCTATGCAGTGTGGAACATCATAGTGATCTATGCCCTGGCAGGAAAACATCTCACTACTCTGCCTAACCTACTGCAGCAGTACCACAGCCTGGCCTACCCTGCACAGTCTCTCTTCTACCTACTACTGGCTATAAGCACTGTGTCAGCCTTTGACAG GGTGAATCTGGCCAAAGGCGCCATGGCTATGAGAGAGTTTGTCACCCTGGACCCAGTTGCTTTAGCCTCTTtct TGTACTTCTCagctctggtcctctctctcagCCAGCAGATGACCAGTGACCGCATCAACCTGTACCCCAGTGCTAACGAGACCTTATG gccTCCTGGGTCAGAGCAACAGATCCTGAACCCGTGGATCATAGTGAACCTGGTGGTGGCTGTGCTGGTGGGAATGGCCTGGATCTTCATCTCCGCCAGGCCTGAGATGGATTACACCGAAG GGTTCCTAATGGCTATGGAGATCGAGTCCTTGAGACCAGAGGAGAAATCAGAAATGTCTACTTGA
- the LOC139413041 gene encoding transmembrane protein 237B-like isoform X2 has protein sequence MRSGCNLWLLLLKIPSALKWNLFWIGFIVLFCLVAQNTRRRDLPPLPQRGQRALPPMSSQDTGDEMPVPKSKRKKSKSQVDGVESPEADPGVEMAQMGGLSSRRSSEVIQALTPESQEAAPQRRKKKKKAATVDLEDDQADLVNGDGLVQNTAEAGEEVTKKPKRKKKSKVSETQYVNELDVEDDDIITDAQPPIPQHSLFSAPLGQSQPVGKVFVERSKRFQAADRSDRPKPSDQVDNFVDIQQMWTTKDVSVRVHGGFRGIGLFCHGFLAGYAVWNIIVIYALAGKHLTTLPNLLQQYHSLAYPAQSLFYLLLAISTVSAFDRVNLAKGAMAMREFVTLDPVALASFLYFSALVLSLSQQMTSDRINLYPSANETLWPPGSEQQILNPWIIVNLVVAVLVGMAWIFISARPEMDYTEGFLMAMEIESLRPEEKSEMST, from the exons ATGAGGAGTGGCTGTAACCTTTGGCTGCTACTTTTGAAGATACCCTCTGCTCTCAAGTGGAATTTATTTTGGATtgggtttattgttttgttttgtttagtg GCACAAAACACGCGACGGAGGGACCTCCCGCCTCTCCCACAG CGTGGACAGCGTGCCCTGCCCCCCATGTCAAG TCAAGATACAGGTG ATGAGATGCCGGTCCCTAAAAGCAAGAGGAAAAAGTCAAAGAGTCAGGTGGATGGTGTTGAAAGCCCAGAGG CAGACCCAGGGGTGGAGATGGCCCAGATGGGGGGCCTGAGCAGTCGTAGGTCATCTGAGGTCATCCAGGCCTTGACCCCCGAGTCGCAGGAAGCTGCACCAcagagaaggaagaagaagaaaaaggcaGCGACCGTAG ACCTGGAGGATGACCAGGCTGACCTGGTGAACGGGGATGGACTGGTGCAGAACACAGCCGAGGCAGGGGAAGAAGTGACCAAAAAACCCAAGAGGAAGAA GAAGTCGAAAGTGTCCGAGACACAGTACGTCAACGAGCTTGATGTCGAGGACGATGACATCATCACAGACGCTCAGCCACCCATCCCCCAGCATTCCCTGTTCTCTGCTCCCCTGGGACAGAGCCAGCCTGTGGGGAAGGTGTTTGTAGAGAGGAGCA AGAGGTTTCAAGCGGCCGATCGGTCAGACAGACCGAAGCCCAGCGATCAGGTGGACAACTTCGTGGACATCCAGCAGATGTGGACCACCAAGGATGTGTCTGTTAGGGTACATGGTggcttcag GGGGATTGGGCTGTTCTGCCACGGCTTCCTAGCAGGCTATGCAGTGTGGAACATCATAGTGATCTATGCCCTGGCAGGAAAACATCTCACTACTCTGCCTAACCTACTGCAGCAGTACCACAGCCTGGCCTACCCTGCACAGTCTCTCTTCTACCTACTACTGGCTATAAGCACTGTGTCAGCCTTTGACAG GGTGAATCTGGCCAAAGGCGCCATGGCTATGAGAGAGTTTGTCACCCTGGACCCAGTTGCTTTAGCCTCTTtct TGTACTTCTCagctctggtcctctctctcagCCAGCAGATGACCAGTGACCGCATCAACCTGTACCCCAGTGCTAACGAGACCTTATG gccTCCTGGGTCAGAGCAACAGATCCTGAACCCGTGGATCATAGTGAACCTGGTGGTGGCTGTGCTGGTGGGAATGGCCTGGATCTTCATCTCCGCCAGGCCTGAGATGGATTACACCGAAG GGTTCCTAATGGCTATGGAGATCGAGTCCTTGAGACCAGAGGAGAAATCAGAAATGTCTACTTGA
- the LOC139413039 gene encoding MAGUK p55 subfamily member 4-like: MRQTVEAEVVMSSPRLSDHGLRQILSDVVEEVKHSINKEINGAELLYSLLNAPWLKSLLKVHECLRQHQREPPAPFLPYTTQLIQQILTDMRTVRNTSAEARELYSLLRGPHLQALISTHDMVAQKDYEPVLPPIPDNLPDDEEAMRIVCLVKNKQQLGATIKRNGITGEIFVARVIHGGLADRSGLLHAGDRITEVNGYSVNGLEPEQVIERLARSQGTLMFKVVPITDRPVNNQTILYVRAMADYSPQQDPAIPCAEAGMDFRKGDLLEIVDQSDSLWWQAKKLPSTSACAGLIPSTNLLRRKQKEFWWSQPYQPHTCIKPLSTVNEEEDLIDEKCVEADEEAFESEELREEEGEFSTNIEGIYLTGFRRSLRLCRRQSLSTGSSQQSFYTRSGYNALNNPYEEVVRYQRNPQDKHRLVALVGPSGVGVNELRRRLIKINPVTFQGAVPHTTRAARSYEESGKEYHFINRELFENMVYNNRFLEYGEYKDHFYGTSRDAVKDVLNSGRICVIDIEPHAIQSVRTHELKAYIIYVKPPTAERMKETRKDAQITTNYYDNRSFKEEDFQEMEVAARKMESHYCQFFDSVMVNDGLQDSCVQLLRAVRRAQDEPQWVPASWIRPTEEF; the protein is encoded by the exons ATGAGGCAGACTGTGGAAGCCGAGGTGGTGATGTCATCCCCTAGACTGAGTGACCATG GGCTAAGGCAGATCCTGTCTGACGTGGTAGAGGAGGTGAAACATTCCATCAATAAGGAAATCAACGGGGCAGAGCTCCTATACAGCCTCCTCAACGCCCCTTGGCTCAAGTCCCTGCTCAAA GTGCATGAGTGTCTGCGGCAACACCAGAGAGAGCCTCCTGCTCCCTTCCTACCGTACACAACACAGCTCATCCAACAG ATTCTGACTGACATGAGAACAGTTCGGAACACTTCTGCTGAGGCCAGGGAGCTTTACAGTCTCCTCAGGGGACCACACCTCCAG GCTCTGATATCAACCCATGATATGGTGGCCCAGAAGGATTATGAGCCTGTGCTGCCTCCTATCCCTGACAACCTCCCTGACGATGAGGAGGCCATGAGGATTGTCTGTCTGGTGAAGAACAAGCAGCAGCTG ggaGCCACAATAAAGCGAAATGGGATAACAGGGGAGATCTTTGTGGCACGGGTGATCCATGGAGGACTGGCAGACCGCAGCG GTCTGCTACATGCAGGGGACAGGATCACAGAGGTGAATGGTTACTCCGTAAATGGCCTGGAGCCTGAGCAGGTCATTGAGAGACTG GCCCGGTCTCAAGGCACCCTCATGTTCAAAGTGGTTCCCATCACAGATAGACCAGTCAACAACCAGACGATA CTGTATGTGCGTGCCATGGCAGACTACAGTCCCCAGCAGGACCCGGCCATCCCCTGCGCCGAGGCAGGTATGGACTTCAGGAAGGGAGACCTGCTGGAGATCGTGGACCAGTCAGACTCCCTCTGGTGGCAGGCCAAGAAACTACCCAGCACCTCAGCCTGTGCTGGCCTTATCCCCTCCACCAACCTGCTCAGGAGGAAACAGAAAGAGTTCTGGTGGTCTCAGCCCTACCAGCCGCACACCTGCATCAAACCCT TGAGCACTGTGAATGAAG AGGAAGACCTGATTGATGAAAAGTGTGTTGAAGCTG ATGAGGAAGCTTTTGAATCTG AGGAGCTAAGAGAAG AGGAGGGTGAGTTCAGCACTAACATCGAGGGGATCTATCTAACTGGGTTCAGACGTAGCCTGCGTCTGTGTCGGCGCCAGTCCCTAAGCACAGGCTCCAGTCAGCAGTCCTTCTACACACGCAGCGGCTACAATGCCCTCAACAACCCATACGAAGAGGTGGTACGATACCAGCGCAACCCGCAGGACAAACACCGCCTGGTCGCCCTCGTGG GTCCCTCTGGCGTTGGAGTGAACGAACTTCGCAGACGGTTAATCAAAATCAACCCAGTGACCTTTCAAGGGGCAGTGCCTC ACACGACACGAGCCGCGAGGAGCTATGAGGAGTCTGGTAAAGAGTATCACTTCATCAACAGGGAACTGTTTGAGAACATGGTTTACAACAACAG GTTTCTGGAATACGGGGAGTACAAAGATCATTTCTACGGCACTAGTCGTGATGCTGTGAAGGATGTTTTGAACAGTGGAAGGATCTGTGTCATCGACATCGAGCCTCAT GCCATCCAGTCAGTGAGGACACATGAGCTTAAGGCCTACATTATCTATGTGAAGCCGCCCACCGCAGAACGCATGAAGGAGACCAGAAAGGACGCTCAGATCACCACCAATTACTATGATAACAGATCTTTCAAA GAGGAAGACTTCCAGGAGATGGAGGTGGCAGCCAGGAAGATGGAGTCTCACTACTGCCAGTTCTTTGACTCTGTGATGGTGAACGACGGGCTGCAAGACTCATGTGTTCAGCTACTGAGGGCTGTGAGGAGGGCTCAGGATGAGCCACAGTGGGTTCCTGCCAGCTGGATACGACCCACAGAGGAGTTttga